The DNA region TCAATTTGGAATTTTTCTAACAAGATATTATTTGATCAAATTATACTAATTGCTACCTAATGTTTTAGCTATCTTCATATCTTCTGAAACATCTCTTTGAATTGTAGGGCTAACAATAACATCTTGAACTATAGTCCTGTGAGGCATTCTCATACAAAGCAAAATAGTTTCTGCTATATCTTCTGGCATCATCATTGTTGCTCTTGCTTGTGCATCTGGAGGTAGAGGTCTATTATCTAAAATTGGCGTATCTACTTCAGCAGGATAAATTGTACAACTTCGTATTCCATGCTCTCTTAATTCTTGTCGCATTGCAGTCATCATAGCTGCAACAGCTGCTTTTGCTGAAGAATAAGGCACACCTCCCATAAGACCAGGATTTATTGCAGCCATTGAAGAAATTGTTACTACAGTTCCACCACCATTTTCAATCATATTTGGCAAAATAGCTTGTGTTAATCTGTAAACACCTTCAACATTCACATTGAATACTGATTGCCAGTCATCTTTCTTTACGTATCTCATTGATCGTACTTTACTTGAATGGCCAGCATTATTTACTAGGTACTGAATATTACCAAATTCCTTAATAGCTTCTTCTGCTACATTTGCAGCAGAATCTCCATCTTCTAGATCAGCAGAAAGAAAAGCACCTTTTCCTCCAGCATTTTCAATTTCTTTAACTGATTCTTTTAGAAGATTTTCTCTTCTTCCTACAACAAATACATTAGCACCTTGTTCGCCTAGCATTTTTGCTGTTACTTTTCCTATACCAGATCCTGCTCCAGTAAGTATAACTGATTTACCTTTCAATGAATCCATTTGTATCCTCCAAAATAATTTTTGTTACTTTTTCACCTAATTCAACCGAATAGTTAGTCCCTCTATCCTCTGGATATATTTGAGCTGTATTAGCAGAATAAAGTCCAGAAACAGGTAATTTTATTGGTATTTTATATGAAGAATAATTAATTGGAATAATTGGTTGGGCATAATTTATTTTATTAAATTTATAATCAAGGATTTCGTCCTTAGAAAAATTTGGATTTATTGAGTTTATATAAGGTATATATTTTTCGATCACTTCATCATAATTCATACTTAATAATTCATTATCCTCTTCGACATAATTAGTTATATATAGTATATTTTTTTCGTCATAGTTTTCTTTAGGTAAAAGATTAGTATGTTCAATAATCCCAAGAAATGGAAAATCTTTATCTGCTATTGAAACCCAGTAATATTCTGATATAGGACTTTTTAAGATCAAAATCATAACCACTGCAGACATATATTCAACTTTATTCATTTTTTCTAAAAGATTTGAATCTAAGGTGATTAGTTTACTCAATATACTATAAGGAGTAGTAGATATTACCTTATCAAAAAATTCAGTTTTCTTATTTTTTTCAGCATCTATAATATCAACTGATGAAACTTTATTTTCTAAGGTGTTTATACTTATAACTTTATGATTATGTTTAATATATCCACCTTTATTTTTGATCTCATTCTCTAATTTTTTTATTAGAAAAGAAAATGAATTTTTTGGATAACAAAGAATTTCATCAAATTTTTTATTCCTAGAAGAAACTCGAGTTTGAATTTTTGACCAAAACCAAGGCATACAAATATCTTTATAATATCTACCAAATTTACCCCTAAGCAGTGGTTCAAAAATTATAGAGAATGTTTTTTCACTTACATGGTTTGATAACCATTTATATGCAGATATTGATTCTAATTTTTTCCAGTCCTTTATTAGCTTTAATCTTATAGATATCAAGGCTAGATTTATTCTATCCTTAAATGAAATTATAGGTAGTCTTAATAAATCAAAAGGTGAGGTTGTTGACCAAATTTTCTTATTTGCAAATGTTGCAACTTTAGATTTATACCAATTTAATTCATTTTCAATATTTAGCTCTTTGTAAAGTTCTAAAATTGCTTTATCAGTAACAAATAGATGATGGTAAGCTTTTTCTATTTCGAATTTACCAAAATCTATTGTAGAAGCTTGACCTCCAGAGTATGAAGTCGATTCATATATTATAACTTCGTGACCTAGCTTAGAAAGTTTATAAGCTGCTGTAAGTCCCGTAATTCCGGCTCCAATTATACAAATCTTCATTTCTTTTTTATTAGATTAAGTTTTTCTGATAAAAGTATTATAATTCCAAACAAAGAAATAGGAGCAAATAATATTAGATGTACAGTTATAATTATTGATGCTCCTTGATTTGTAGAGATTCCAAGAATTAGGAATGCTAAAGTTCCAAAAAATTCAAATCCTCCTATATTTGCTGGTAATGAAGGAATTACACCAGAAAGATTTGTAATAGAACAAACAAAAAGTATTATAAACAACAAATCTAATTTATTATGATTTGGTAATATTTCTACAGAAACTATGTAGTAAACACCAGCTTCAATAAACCAAATTAAAAAAGATAATATATATAAATTTATATATTTTTTTATACTTCTCTTTTTACTAAAAAAAACAGTTAATGATTTTATAAAATTTAATAACTTTGATATCAGTAATTCAATTAATGGGATTTTCAATTTATAAATTACAAAAAATACTATTGAAAACAAAGTAATGATAATAAAATAATTTACTAAATTATTTCCAAAATCAAGTAAATCAATATTTCTATCATCCAGTTCAATTACATAATTAAATTCTTTTATAAAAGGCAGAGAAATAATTATAAAAATCAATAAAGCTAAAATATCAGTCAATCTTTCTGTAAATATAGTTGATAGTACTTTTATAAAACTTATTGATTCTTTATCTGAGACTCTCCTAACACGATAAATTTCACCTAATCTAAAAGGAAAAATATTATTTGCCATATAACCGATAATAGTTTCCATAAACATGTTAAGTTTATAGTTACCTATAAGTTCTTTATAAATAAATTTCCATCTCAAATATCTAAAAATAACTGATATAAAATAAACAAATGTAGCACTTAGTATAATAAACACATTAACTTTAGAAATATTAGAAAATATTTCATCAAAATCATTAATAATTATTACTAATCCATAAACAAAAAAAAGAGAAAGTATTATAGATAATGCATTATATATATTTAATCTAAATTTATTCAATATTTTCTAAGTTTTTTGATTTTAAGAATGTCCCATCTGAACTGCCTATAGAGGATTCAAAATCTCTGTATAGGATAAAATTTTTAAATTTTATTCTTTCTTGTGTATTCATAAAAAATTTAGTTAGATCAGCTAAGTTTTTATTTCTATAAATATTTTCAGGAAACCATTCTCTATGTGGAAATTCTCGAATTACTTTGTAGTTAACTAAGTCAATTTTGTCTAAATTTTTATTATTTACTAACATCAAATCATAATCATTTTGTAATCTTTCATAATCCATATCACTAAACCAAGTAATTTTATTATTATTTCTTTGATACCACATCCATGGCCATGAAAACCCATCTGTAGAATCTACAGCAATAGATATATTTGATTTTTTTATTTGTAATTCTTCTATTTCCAATGAAATTTTATGTAATTCTTGTGAGGTCTGAGTATAAATAAGCATATCTTTTGGGTTATCAGATAACTTAAAAATTACATTATTAGTTGTCCTAATTGTCAATAAAGTTCCGAATAATGAAATAATCACAATAAAAGAATAAAATAATAAATTAAACTTAAATGATTCTTTTGTGTAAATAAAAAATAATATAAACAGAATAAAACTAGAAATTAAATACAATAAATCATAGTAAATATTTGAAGAATCAGTGTAGTCAGAAAATAATATTTTTAGTATGAAAATAGATAAAATTGATGTTGTTACAAAATAGAAAATTAAAATTGGATATTTAATTTTAATAATATAAGCTAATAAATCTTTAGAAAATATAGATAAAGCAAAAATCAATGGTAAAGTTATATTCACTGTTAACCAAGGCATTTTTTCCCCTGCAATTGAAAATGCAATAATACAAAATATTGACCAAAATCCAATTATTCTCTTTAAGAAACTTTTTTGGAATAAATAATATAAAGATAAAGGTAATCCAACTAAAAAAGGTAAAAATTCATTTGTAATAAGTATCAAAAAGTAATAATAGTAGGGTTGGCTACCTCTTGCAACTTCATGCTGAGCTAGCCAGTAACCAAGTGATTGCCATTGACCTGTTACTAACCCTTGAGGAGCAACTAGGAAAGTAGTAAACATAAAAATATAGATGAGTGAAAAAATTAACAATGAAATCAAGTATATTTTTTTGTCTGTAGAAATACCAATGAATAAGGAAATTATGAGTAAAAAAATTGAAATTATCCAAGATACTATTATCCCTAAACCAGTTGGTAATCCAGGAGGTACACCAGGATAACCATCTGGAGTAGCTAGAGTAAAACCCAAAGATGACTGAAATATAGAAACTAGAGGAGCAGATAGTGGTAAAGATAAGGTAAAAATAATAATAAAAATCTTGGTTTCATTAGTTATTTTATCTATACTAATTTTTCCTAATATAACATTTTTTATGTCATTGAAAGAATAGAAGAATAAAAAAATCAATAATCCCAAAACATTAATATACATACTTTCCTTGATCGTGTATCCAATTGATAAACATGCAACTGAAATATATATCCAAAGATTTTGTGAAGACTTAACGTACTTTATTATAGAAATAATAAATATTAGTAAAAAAAATGCCATAAATATATCATTTCTTGCGAAACGACTAAAATAAGCAATTGAAGGAGATATAGTAAGAAATATTGAAAAAATATAGCATGGAATAAATCCTAATTCTTTTCTCAGAAGAAGCGGAATAAATATTAGTAGAAAACCAAATATTGCAAAAGGTAGCCTCAAAATATAATTATTATCAGTAAATAACCAAAAAAAAGAAGAAAGAGTGTTAAATAAAAACATTCCATGAGTTAGAGGGTTGTGATTATAGTAGTCCCCTTGAGAAGTTATAAATGAGAAAAAACCATGCAAACTTTCATCGTGATGAACTGCTCTATCGGATAAATCTAGGAATCTTAAGATCAATGCAAAAATTGAAAGAATTATGTATAAAATTAGTTTGTAATTTATGTAAATTTTAGGCATTAATTTAATGAGTATAATCTATATTTTTCATTATCAAATAGTAAATTAAATTTATCAAAATTTGAAATATTAGAATCTTTATATATTAGTCTCTCATAATCAGAAAAAATTATATATGAAATGTTATAGGTTTTAATAACATGATGATCTAGAGTTGGATTATTATAGAAATCTTCAATACTCTTTTCTAAATCAAGTATATATTGAGTATTTTTTCTCCATTGTAATTGATGGTTTGTCCAGGCTAAAGCTGTAGATCTTGAAGTAGCAGAAGAAATAAAATTTGATTTAGTATATGATTTCCCAACACCCTCTAAAACAATTTCATCAGCTGGAATATTATGTTTTATGTATGAAATGATTTCTAATTCACTATCATCAAGATAACTTAGACCATTTAATGTATTCTCTCCCCCATTATCAATATTTCTAGTAGCAATAGATGCTATCGACCACCAAATACTTGGAACTAATATCACTAATGTTGATACAACTATTATTGATTTTTTTCTTATTGAAATATTAAATAAAAATCTAAAAAATAAATAAGAAGAAATAATATTAATAAAAATATAGCAAATGAAATAAAACTTAAATATAGTATTCATTCTATTATCGAAAGCATCAACTACATACAAAAATTCACTTCCATAAATAATTGTTAGGTTAGATAAAAGAATAATTAAAATTTGAGTATCTTTTCTGTTTATTATAAGCAGATATAAGATAGCTGATATTAAAAAACTAAAAAAGGTTACAACTAAGACATAGTTTATAAATAACTCTAAATTTAAGTATAAAGTTTTAGATATTAGTGAAAATGTAAATGAAAAAAATATTATTAATAAAAATAACTTCAAGAAAAGTATTCTTGTTTTAATTTCTTTATATAGAGATGCTAGTAATGAAATAAATATAATAATAAATGGGAATCCCCAATATAAAAATATATGAATAAACCTTGAAGAAATCTTAACAAAATCTAAGTAAGGAAATTGTAATTGATTAGTTGGATTAATTATCAGTAATGCAAAAAAAGAGATAATAACTGGAATAAAGATTAATCTTAATATTAGATTTCTTCTAGTTATAAAAAATCTTTTTAATGTAATTTTAGTATAAATTTCTGATCTATTATGAAAGATTATTTGTAGAAATAAAAACCAAATTATTGGAACTATATACCAAGGATTAATTAATATAGTAATTAGAAGCAATAAATTTATTATAAATAAATTATTTGGACTGAATTCTTTAGAATAAAATGTACTTATTATTTTAGATAGGCAAAAAATCACTATAGGTATAGCTAAAACGTGAGGATGTATATCACCTAATATTATTGAAAATGAAGGAAATTCATTAATTGTATAATCTGAAAAGGGTATGTTTTCACTTGAGAAATTTATAATTCTTGAAATACTAAACCACCACCAATTTTCGCTAGGCCAAAATAAATCAAATTTATCTGAAGCATGTAATCCGTCTATCGATAGAGAATCATATAAATAGTTGCTACCTAAAGGTAAATGCGCAAAAAATTCAAAAATAGCTATTAGTGGAGCTAAAAAAAATGTGAATATAAATGAAATCATATAGAAATATATTATTTTTGTTTTATTAGTACTAAAAATAAAATTACTTAATAAACTTACAACTGATAAATAACTAAGTGATATTACTATTGGAAGTATAAAATTGTATGCTATCTCTGAATCTAAATTTATTATTTGAGGAACAGATGAAAAAACAAAATATCCGTATGAATAATATGAAATATTTTGATTATGAAACCATAAATCTTTAGGAATAAAAGTATCTCCATTCATTGATGATGAAAGAATCATATATTCCATAATTTTTTCCGTATGTATAATATCTGGATTTAGATATCTTATAAAAATTATGATTAGAAAGAAAAAGATAAAATTTAAATAATTTATGCTAATAAAACTCCTGATTACTATATTTAGAGATTTTTTTCTAAGTAAATAAATAATAGAAATAGCTAATATCAGAAGGTAAGAAAAAAGCCAAACTTTTTGATTAGATATTAAACTAAAAGTAAGTATTTTAGTTATAGTTCCAAAAGTTATTAATATTAAGAAACCAACTAATAAATTATTAATATTTGTTGGTAATTTCCTAAAATATAGTTCATAACAAGCACCGGGTAGTATCAAAGAAATCAAGATACCAATGGCAAATAATATTTCTAATATGTACATAGAATTTATAATTTATTTAAAGCTATTTTTGCTGCCTCTTTTTCGGCATCAATTTTTCTCTTTCCATAAGCTTCAGCATAAAGAGAGTTCTTTATATATAAAGATACCTTAAATTTACCATCAGTATTTTTCTGGGATTTATATATAGGTAAATCTAAATTATCATCCTGAAGTTTTTCTTGAAGCATAGATTTTGGGTCGAAATATGCTCTTTCAGCAATTAAAAAATCAATCTTATCTTTAAATAAATTTATTAATAATTCACTTGTTTCAGAAATTCCAATTTTTATTGAAAAATAACCAAATAAAGCTTCAAATAAGTTACACAGATTTGAATTTTTATTTCTTCCATTATTTTTTTCCTCACCTTTTCCTAAAATTAATAACTCTCCTAAATTCAGTGATTTTGACTTATCAGAAAGAGAGTTTTGATTAACAATTTCTGATCTTATCTTAGATAAATCTCCTTCGGGAAGATCAGAATACTTTGAGTACAAGTAATTACTAACAATAAAACTAATAACAGAATCTCCAAGATATTCTAACCTTTCATTTGATAAAAGTGTATTATTAGCGAGATTTTCATTAATAAAAGAACTATGGGTGAAAACTACTTTTATTCCATCAGGATCAATTTTAGAGTATTTTTTTATTAGTTCATGAATCATATTGAGTGTTGCTTTGGCCAAGGGGGTTGAGGCTTCTTCAGTTCGCCAAAATAAGTATTATTATATGACAACATTTTTAAGCTCTCATAGAATTTCTTACTATCAGCTTCAGGAGGAGTAAAAGTTTTTAAGAAAACAGAATTACCATCTTCAAATTCAATTGTTGGGGTGCCAAAAATACCTTTTTCTGAAGCATCATTATGAGACTCTGCAATATAAGATAAAGTATCTTGCGATAACATATCACTTAAAAATGAATCCGAAAAAAGACCTAAATCTTTTACAATTTCTATTATGTAATCTTTTGATCTAACATCTTTCCTATCAACATGTTTTAGATGAAAAATTTTTTTCATATATTCATAACCTGCTTGTTTTGAAATTTTTCTAGCTGCAATACCTCCCAAATGTGGCCATATACCTCTACTTACATAATTATCTAAGTCTTGTTCCCACGCATACCAATTTTCACCATTATCTGAATTTTGTTGTTCCAATAAGTAAGGTTTCCAGTTTATTTCTACTAATGATAGTTCCTCCAAATTGATCAACCAATATCCTGCTTGTCTTACCCAAGGGCAAGTATAATCAAAATAAACATTTATATGTTCAGTATTATTAGACATAATAAAAATTTCCTTATTTTTGTAAAATTAAAAAATATAAAATTAAATCTTTGGATATTAATATAAATAATATAATTACATCAATATCAAACAAAAACAATTTTCTTAATTGTATTATAGATTATTGTAAAAATTTCAAATCTAAAAATGATACAAACATTTATTTAGTTGGAGGTATTGTAAGAGATAGTTTTATAGACAAATCAATTACCAAAAATATGGATATTGATATTGCTGTAGACGGTGATATAGATAAATTTGTAAATGAAATCTCTAGAGATTTAAGTATAGATATACAAAATAAAGCACATAATTTTTTAAATTATAAATTGATTACTAGAGATTCAAATTTTTCTATTGATGTCGCTCATACAAGAAAAGAAAAATACTCTTCTAAAGGAGACCTTCCTAAGTGGGAGAAAGCCGGAATAATTGAAGATATGTACAGAAGAGATATAACAATAAATGCTATATCTGTAGAAATAACAAATAATGATCTATGCATAATTGATAAATTAGGTGGAATTAATGACATAAAGAATAAAACTATAAAGCTAATCCATGATAAATCATTAGAAGACGATCCAACTAGAATATACAGAGCTATAAAATATAAAACAAGATTAGACTTTAGTTTTGATTTGCGTACTTATGATTATTTATTGAAATCTTTTGATGAATTAAGGAATATTTCTAACTTCAGAAAATATAATGAAATCTTAAAAATTATTAACGAAGATAAACCTGAAAAGATTGCAACTTTCATAAATAAGAATAAGAAATTTCTTTCAATTTTCCCTGAATCTTTTCTAGAAAAGATCCATTTTATTGATAAAGATTTCTGGGATAACAGCAGTAAAGAAATAAAAATATTTTTTTCATTATTCAACAATAGAGATTTTGTAATTAACGAATTTTTGGAAAGCTTAAACTTTTCAAAAAAAGAAAAGAAATACATTAATGGATTATATGAGCTTAAAGATTCACCAGAAAAAAACTTAAAAAATAATTATAATAAAGAACTACTAGCTAATTTATATCACTGCTTATAGCAAATTTTTTATGTTCTCCTCCCCAGTTTGAAGCCCTGCTGGCTAATCTTTGCCTATGAAATATATATTGCTGAGCGTAAGAAGATATTCTACCCCATTTATTCATTGCTCTATCACTAGCTTTTTCAGGATTAATTTTTTTTGGAAATCTATACCATCTAATTAATCCATTCAAGACATGCCTATCTACTGGAAATGATTCAAGCTTATCAAAAGAATAAGCTAAAATACAATCCGCAATTTTTCTACCTATTCCCTTCACTCTAACTAATTCTTCTCTAGCTTTTAGGTAGGAGATTTGATCTAATTCGTCTAGGTAAATATTTTCATTATTTATTTTTTCAGCGATATTTATGATGTAAGGAGCTCTAAAGCCAAATCCTAATTCTCTTAATTTAATTTCACCGATTGATAAAATTTCATATGGATTTGGAAATTTATAATTGTTTAATTCTCTGAGTAATTTCATGTGATATTTTATTCTTGGTAAATTAGAGCAAGATGAAGTTATAAAACCAACAATACATTCCCATTTAGGTTGTTTAAGAATTCTTAGTTTTGGATACATCTTAATAACAGGATTTATTATATTATCATTACTTAACAAATCAAATCCATCTAAATATTTTGGATCTCTACCTAGATAATTTTCAAATTCACTTTTTAAATTGATATTTTTTACACCACCAATAATTTCTATTTCTAAACATTTATTTAGCTCACTTACTGTTATAAGAGTATCTTTGAAGTAACCTTTATAGGTATTTGAGGTATTTGAAATTTTTTGCCAGCTAAAAGATTGACCTGAATCTAAAGTATTATGTAAATCTATGTCTAATTCGATTTTTAATTTATTCATATTTGTCATAAGCTATAGATAATAAAAAAGGGTATATAAAACTTATAATAACTACAGACAAAAAAACAATAATCACAAGATGAATAATTTTTATTTTCTCAAAAAAAAATAAAAAAATTGAAAAAAAAACTAATACACAGAAAATAAAAATATTTATGAAAATAAATGGTATTAAATCAAAATCTTTTATATTGTTGTATTCAAAAAAAATGATAATTATTGAATAAATTAATATAAAAACTAACAAACCTAACATATTATAAAAAATTAGTTTTCTTGAATTAAAATAGTTAGTTTTAGTATTTAGTACTGTAAAGATATTGTAATAACTAGAAAAAAATAACCAATTAGTGAGCATCAAAATAAAACCTAAAACTAAATTGTAAATACTCACAACAGATCCACCAAATAACATTTATGATTAGTATTTTTTTCTATTATTTCTTTAAAGTTATAAGAAGATTTTTCATTATCTATTATAGAAAAATAACTAGGTCCAGCTCCAGACATACTTATATTAGGTAAACCCATTTTTAATAAATCATTTTTTATATCTCTCAAGTCATGAAAAATAGAAAGTGCAGATTCTTCTAATCCATTGAATAAAGATTCTGAGATATTTTTTCTAGATCTAATTTTTTTGAGTAAATGTTCTTGATATTCACCATTAGTATAAGATTTTAAGTTACTAAATATCTTATAAGTTTTGTTTTCAATTAGAATATTTGGATAAATTAATAAAATATTACTTAAATTTGGTTTTTCAATAAAAGTAATTTTTTCTCCTTTTCCTTCAATCAGAGCTGTATTAGGACCCAGAAAAAATGGAATGTCCGATCCAAATCTTAATCCAATATCAAACATTTCTTTAGAGTCAAGATTAAGTTCTAAGTATTCATTTAAGCCTTTGATTACAGAAGCAGCATTTGAAGAACCTCCACCTAAACCAGAGGAATATGGAATATTTTTTTTTATCCTAATAGAAATTTTTTCAGTAAAATATTTTTTTTGCATATGTAATAGGATTTTTGTGACTAAGTTTTCATCTTCTTTGATTCCTAATTGTT from Dehalococcoidia bacterium includes:
- a CDS encoding flippase-like domain-containing protein, with translation MNKFRLNIYNALSIILSLFFVYGLVIIINDFDEIFSNISKVNVFIILSATFVYFISVIFRYLRWKFIYKELIGNYKLNMFMETIIGYMANNIFPFRLGEIYRVRRVSDKESISFIKVLSTIFTERLTDILALLIFIIISLPFIKEFNYVIELDDRNIDLLDFGNNLVNYFIIITLFSIVFFVIYKLKIPLIELLISKLLNFIKSLTVFFSKKRSIKKYINLYILSFLIWFIEAGVYYIVSVEILPNHNKLDLLFIILFVCSITNLSGVIPSLPANIGGFEFFGTLAFLILGISTNQGASIIITVHLILFAPISLFGIIILLSEKLNLIKKK
- a CDS encoding SDR family oxidoreductase gives rise to the protein MDSLKGKSVILTGAGSGIGKVTAKMLGEQGANVFVVGRRENLLKESVKEIENAGGKGAFLSADLEDGDSAANVAEEAIKEFGNIQYLVNNAGHSSKVRSMRYVKKDDWQSVFNVNVEGVYRLTQAILPNMIENGGGTVVTISSMAAINPGLMGGVPYSSAKAAVAAMMTAMRQELREHGIRSCTIYPAEVDTPILDNRPLPPDAQARATMMMPEDIAETILLCMRMPHRTIVQDVIVSPTIQRDVSEDMKIAKTLGSN
- a CDS encoding DUF2298 domain-containing protein, encoding MYILEILFAIGILISLILPGACYELYFRKLPTNINNLLVGFLILITFGTITKILTFSLISNQKVWLFSYLLILAISIIYLLRKKSLNIVIRSFISINYLNFIFFFLIIIFIRYLNPDIIHTEKIMEYMILSSSMNGDTFIPKDLWFHNQNISYYSYGYFVFSSVPQIINLDSEIAYNFILPIVISLSYLSVVSLLSNFIFSTNKTKIIYFYMISFIFTFFLAPLIAIFEFFAHLPLGSNYLYDSLSIDGLHASDKFDLFWPSENWWWFSISRIINFSSENIPFSDYTINEFPSFSIILGDIHPHVLAIPIVIFCLSKIISTFYSKEFSPNNLFIINLLLLITILINPWYIVPIIWFLFLQIIFHNRSEIYTKITLKRFFITRRNLILRLIFIPVIISFFALLIINPTNQLQFPYLDFVKISSRFIHIFLYWGFPFIIIFISLLASLYKEIKTRILFLKLFLLIIFFSFTFSLISKTLYLNLELFINYVLVVTFFSFLISAILYLLIINRKDTQILIILLSNLTIIYGSEFLYVVDAFDNRMNTIFKFYFICYIFINIISSYLFFRFLFNISIRKKSIIVVSTLVILVPSIWWSIASIATRNIDNGGENTLNGLSYLDDSELEIISYIKHNIPADEIVLEGVGKSYTKSNFISSATSRSTALAWTNHQLQWRKNTQYILDLEKSIEDFYNNPTLDHHVIKTYNISYIIFSDYERLIYKDSNISNFDKFNLLFDNEKYRLYSLN
- the rnc gene encoding ribonuclease III; protein product: MAKATLNMIHELIKKYSKIDPDGIKVVFTHSSFINENLANNTLLSNERLEYLGDSVISFIVSNYLYSKYSDLPEGDLSKIRSEIVNQNSLSDKSKSLNLGELLILGKGEEKNNGRNKNSNLCNLFEALFGYFSIKIGISETSELLINLFKDKIDFLIAERAYFDPKSMLQEKLQDDNLDLPIYKSQKNTDGKFKVSLYIKNSLYAEAYGKRKIDAEKEAAKIALNKL
- a CDS encoding DsbA family protein; protein product: MSNNTEHINVYFDYTCPWVRQAGYWLINLEELSLVEINWKPYLLEQQNSDNGENWYAWEQDLDNYVSRGIWPHLGGIAARKISKQAGYEYMKKIFHLKHVDRKDVRSKDYIIEIVKDLGLFSDSFLSDMLSQDTLSYIAESHNDASEKGIFGTPTIEFEDGNSVFLKTFTPPEADSKKFYESLKMLSYNNTYFGELKKPQPPWPKQHSI
- the ispE gene encoding 4-(cytidine 5'-diphospho)-2-C-methyl-D-erythritol kinase: MYKIKSFAKINLGLEVLSKRNDNFHSIKTVISKISLFDEIQIEKSDFNSVKQLGIKEDENLVTKILLHMQKKYFTEKISIRIKKNIPYSSGLGGGSSNAASVIKGLNEYLELNLDSKEMFDIGLRFGSDIPFFLGPNTALIEGKGEKITFIEKPNLSNILLIYPNILIENKTYKIFSNLKSYTNGEYQEHLLKKIRSRKNISESLFNGLEESALSIFHDLRDIKNDLLKMGLPNISMSGAGPSYFSIIDNEKSSYNFKEIIEKNTNHKCYLVDLL
- a CDS encoding TIGR03663 family protein, encoding MPKIYINYKLILYIILSIFALILRFLDLSDRAVHHDESLHGFFSFITSQGDYYNHNPLTHGMFLFNTLSSFFWLFTDNNYILRLPFAIFGFLLIFIPLLLRKELGFIPCYIFSIFLTISPSIAYFSRFARNDIFMAFFLLIFIISIIKYVKSSQNLWIYISVACLSIGYTIKESMYINVLGLLIFLFFYSFNDIKNVILGKISIDKITNETKIFIIIFTLSLPLSAPLVSIFQSSLGFTLATPDGYPGVPPGLPTGLGIIVSWIISIFLLIISLFIGISTDKKIYLISLLIFSLIYIFMFTTFLVAPQGLVTGQWQSLGYWLAQHEVARGSQPYYYYFLILITNEFLPFLVGLPLSLYYLFQKSFLKRIIGFWSIFCIIAFSIAGEKMPWLTVNITLPLIFALSIFSKDLLAYIIKIKYPILIFYFVTTSILSIFILKILFSDYTDSSNIYYDLLYLISSFILFILFFIYTKESFKFNLLFYSFIVIISLFGTLLTIRTTNNVIFKLSDNPKDMLIYTQTSQELHKISLEIEELQIKKSNISIAVDSTDGFSWPWMWYQRNNNKITWFSDMDYERLQNDYDLMLVNNKNLDKIDLVNYKVIREFPHREWFPENIYRNKNLADLTKFFMNTQERIKFKNFILYRDFESSIGSSDGTFLKSKNLENIE
- a CDS encoding NAD(P)/FAD-dependent oxidoreductase; translated protein: MKICIIGAGITGLTAAYKLSKLGHEVIIYESTSYSGGQASTIDFGKFEIEKAYHHLFVTDKAILELYKELNIENELNWYKSKVATFANKKIWSTTSPFDLLRLPIISFKDRINLALISIRLKLIKDWKKLESISAYKWLSNHVSEKTFSIIFEPLLRGKFGRYYKDICMPWFWSKIQTRVSSRNKKFDEILCYPKNSFSFLIKKLENEIKNKGGYIKHNHKVISINTLENKVSSVDIIDAEKNKKTEFFDKVISTTPYSILSKLITLDSNLLEKMNKVEYMSAVVMILILKSPISEYYWVSIADKDFPFLGIIEHTNLLPKENYDEKNILYITNYVEEDNELLSMNYDEVIEKYIPYINSINPNFSKDEILDYKFNKINYAQPIIPINYSSYKIPIKLPVSGLYSANTAQIYPEDRGTNYSVELGEKVTKIILEDTNGFIER